In Thermobaculum terrenum ATCC BAA-798, the DNA window TGCTTTGGCTCCCTGACCGCCCCCAGAAGATGCGTTACCCTGCTGAGCGTTGCTATCAGAAGTGCTACCTCCCGATGACTGATTGCCCGAGCTGGAAGCTGCCGTGTTCCGGTCCCCTGACTGTGCCAGGGACTGCCTGCTATCCTGGAGCTGCGACAGCGTTCGCTCGACGGCATCAGCTGTCGAGGCTCTGGACATCCCTGCATCGATCTGCTGCTCCAGCGAACCCGACAGCTTGCCATCCATAGCCGATTGCCTGAGGGCATTAGACAGGTCGGATGACAAGCCAGAGGTCTCAGAAGCAGCTTTCTGCAGTGCCTGCTTGATCTGCTGTTTCTCCTGAGGGGTACCACTCCGTAGCTTCTGGTCGAGAGATTTCAGCTCTGCTTTCACCCTGGACGCGTCACGATCCCTGATAGCCTGTGCCAGATCGCTGGTGAGGGCAGAAGCTCCAAGAGCCGAGGCTGCCCTATCCAAAGCAGCTCTGCTACGAGCCGGCCCCTCGATATTCAGCTGCTGGATCTTTGCTTCCGACTCAGCCACCCTCGACACGGCCTCTTCTCTGGTGAGGTTGCCTTTCTCAAGGGACTGCTGCAAGGCATCCAGCTCCTGCAGGATCTTCCTGACCTCAGGGTCAGTGGAGCCCAGCTTATTGAGATGCTGTACAGACTCCCTTATGCGCTGTGCCTGCTCGCGCTGTTCCATGGCAAGCTGTCTCTTGTCGCGCAGTACATCAAACTGAGGATTAGGGACGACACCGTTCAATATCAGGAGGAGGACAGCTACAGCGCATATTCCAGCGGCTATCCTTGAAAACTTGAACCTGACTGCAGCAGACCAGGCGATATCCCGGCTGATACGTGCAGCATCCAACCACAGCCTGTCGATCATGCCCCCCTGCGAGCCCTCAAAAGCTAGTGCAGAGCTCAACCTGGATCTCAGGCCAAGCTTCATCTCTGCTGCAGTGAGGACCCTTATCCTGTCGACCGGCCAGATGAAAGCTCCCACAAACGCCAGGATGCCTGCTGCCAGGGGAAGAGATACGGCTGCAAGCCATAATTGGCCACGGTCCAGCAGCGGCCACAATCTACCTGCCAGCCCGATCATGCCAGCCAGTGCGAATCCGCAGGCCAGCCCCCAGACGGCTGCATACACTGCACGAGCAGCTCTTACGCGGAGCACCAGCCTGTTGGTCGCTCTCTTGATTATCCAAAGTTGATCAGCTGGCATCAAACTTCCCCTTCCGCAGCACCCCTCTGATCACCCTGAGTCAATGGTACATCTTCCATGGTCTCCGTAAGAGTATACCCCTCGGGGCGAGAAGGGTTTCTTGGGTTCCTGGCGACCACGGGTCTCACATTTCTGATGCTTAGCCATACGCACACCACGGACAGGACTATATATATGACGCTGTATATTATCCAGGGGCTTGGTAGAGACATTGTAAATCTTCCCTGGGTATTCGGGTTAGCCAGATCCAGATGTATCAGGAACAGATCGCCGTTGGCAACCAGAGCGGTCTCCGAGACTATCGCGGTTAGCACGGGGCTAAAAGCTATGAGCAGATCCGACACATACAACAAAAACTTCGATGGGGCCTCGGAAGTAGGGCCAAGCATTGCCGCGAGGGTGTTATCAGAGCCTAGAATTCCCAGGATGAGCACGATAAATATGGCTCCTATGAGGTTGAGCGCTACTACAAGGTAGCTGAAGACGCTGGCCAGCGTGGTGCTGCGCAGGAAAGATGAGAAGAAGACGCTGACACAGCCATAAAATACCGCCGCAAGGAGTAGTATCCACAGGCCAACCATGACCTCTGTGAGAGTCAGCCCACCAAGCGTTATCGACAGGACCTGTATGGGAAGAGCCACAACTATGAGCAACGCTATATATGCCAGGTTAGCCAGCACCTTCCCCAGCACGATGCTGGTCGGAGTTACCGGAGTTATCACCATCAGGTCGAATGTCTGGCGTTCCTTCTCGCCGGCAATGGTCCCGGCGCTGAAGGCAGGCGCCAAGGGAGCTATCAGCAGGAGCTCTATGCCGGTCAGCGTATAGAACATTATCCGGCCCAGAGGGGGCGGAGGACCTCCTATGCTACCGGTGGTTATCTTGGTAAAGCCGTATAGAGCGACCACAAAGCAGGACAGAAGGGCCAGGAATATCGTTATAACAACAAAAGCTCTGGCTCCCCTCATCCTGCTGCGGAGCTCCTTAGTCACTATAGCTTCCACCTCTACTGCACCTCCCCCTTGGTAACCTGCATGAAGACATCCTCCAGGTCACCTCGTTCTTCCACAAACTCCCTTATCTGGGCACCCGCCTCGATAAGCCTCGCTATGAGAGGCGAGTAGTTATTAGAAGGTGATGTCAAACCAAAAGATATGGTGGCCGGATCCTCATCGGTCTGTGGGGCTGGCTCCATGATCTGGACATCGTTTACATCGTTTGTCGAGCTCAACACCTCGAGGGCTCCGGAGGCTCCACCGGTCAAAACTAGCCTGATACGCCTCTGCAGCTGCAGCCTGTAGATCATCTCGTCGACCTGCCCGGAGGCGAGCAGCCTGCCCTTCTCTATGATGCCGATATGGGTGCATACATCGGCCAACTCCGTCAGGATATGCGAGGATAGCATGATGGTTTTACCCATGGAGCGCAGCTCCTTCAGCAGCTCTCGCATCTCGATGCGTGCCCTTGGGTCCAGCCCGGAAGCGGGTTCATCCAGCACCAGCAGGTCCGGGTCATGGATGAGGGTGCGAGCCAGGCAGAGCCGCTGCTTCATCCCTCGAGACAGGGATTCAACGTAGTCGTCCTTCTTATCCTGCAGGTTGACCAGCTCCAGCAGCTCGTCAGTGAGAGTGCCTATGCGATCCTGAGGGATCTTGTAGCACCGCGCGAAGAAGTCCATGTACTCCCAGACCTTCATGTCCCCATAGACACCGAAGAAGTCTGGCATGTAGCCTATATGCATCCTTATCTTCTCGGGCTCATCGCGCACTGAGAGGCCATTGATCCAGGCCTCGCCGGAGGTAGGCTCAAGGAGAGTGCAGAGTATACGCATGCAAGTGGTCTTGCCTGCTCCGTTGGGGCCTATGAACCCGTATATGCTGCCCTGCTCGATCTCGAGATCCAGGTTATCAAGCGCTCTCAGCTGCCCATAGATCTTGGTCAATCCTCGGGTCTGCACGATAGCTTCAGGCATTGGTCCGCCCTCCCAAGTAGCTGCTCAGGAGATTATCATCGCCCCGACTGGAGGTACCAGGGGTAGATTGGGAAGATTGGTCAGAGGGTATCCTGATCACCACCAGCCTGTCTGTGTAGATTCTAGCTCCCTGATTTCTCAGGCCGACCATCGCTGGCACGTTCTTTTGCCAACCAATGAGCACAGTGTCCGTGCCTGGAACCAGCGGCCGCACCGAGCTGTCAGGTGGTGCCGGAGTGGTCGGGGAAACAACAGACTCGGTGATCGCCGTTCTTCTAAAGTCATTGGTAGCGTCGGGGGAAGTGTTTTCCCATATAACTGTGGAGGAGTCAACATTGCTTACGCGCCTGACAGACTGTTTATCTATAGTTCCTACTCTGAACCACCGGCCGTTGTGGAACACGAAAGCTTCCTCTATGGAGTACTGGCTGTGATTGGAGATCTCGCCGCTCATGGTGCCGCCATTGAAACGCAGATCTGCCTCGACCATGGGTCTGTCGGCCACGCGGGCGCCTACTGCAGCCCATGACTTGAAGCTATAGACATCCACAAAGGCATCGCTCACGACATAGGATCCCTGGTCAAACTCCACGGTATATCCGCGTGTGGATATGGCATTATCCGAGGTGCCCAGACTGCTTGCGCCCGCAACTTGCCACATGGGCAGCAGGCTCGAGTCCAGGGCTATGTCGTAATTCTTCCTGACGGGACTGAATATGCCAAAATTGAGCATTACCTGCTCGTACCTGGAACCAGCATCTGCCTGCACGACCTCCAGGGACTTTATCGTGGTCGCGCGACCTCGGGTGGCCGATCCACCTGCGTAGGCCACCACGGAGAAGACGAGGGAGATCGCGGGGATGAGTACCCAGGCGAGTTCCCTCCTGTCGGTGCGTTTGAGCAGGAAGTAAAGCACGGGGCCTATCAACACCACGTAGACTCCCAGGAAGCCTATCAGGGCCCAGGTAGATGGCAATCCTAAGCCGGGGATATTCTGTACGAACTGATTGAT includes these proteins:
- a CDS encoding ABC transporter permease, which translates into the protein MEAIVTKELRSRMRGARAFVVITIFLALLSCFVVALYGFTKITTGSIGGPPPPLGRIMFYTLTGIELLLIAPLAPAFSAGTIAGEKERQTFDLMVITPVTPTSIVLGKVLANLAYIALLIVVALPIQVLSITLGGLTLTEVMVGLWILLLAAVFYGCVSVFFSSFLRSTTLASVFSYLVVALNLIGAIFIVLILGILGSDNTLAAMLGPTSEAPSKFLLYVSDLLIAFSPVLTAIVSETALVANGDLFLIHLDLANPNTQGRFTMSLPSPWIIYSVIYIVLSVVCVWLSIRNVRPVVARNPRNPSRPEGYTLTETMEDVPLTQGDQRGAAEGEV
- a CDS encoding ABC transporter ATP-binding protein; amino-acid sequence: MPEAIVQTRGLTKIYGQLRALDNLDLEIEQGSIYGFIGPNGAGKTTCMRILCTLLEPTSGEAWINGLSVRDEPEKIRMHIGYMPDFFGVYGDMKVWEYMDFFARCYKIPQDRIGTLTDELLELVNLQDKKDDYVESLSRGMKQRLCLARTLIHDPDLLVLDEPASGLDPRARIEMRELLKELRSMGKTIMLSSHILTELADVCTHIGIIEKGRLLASGQVDEMIYRLQLQRRIRLVLTGGASGALEVLSSTNDVNDVQIMEPAPQTDEDPATISFGLTSPSNNYSPLIARLIEAGAQIREFVEERGDLEDVFMQVTKGEVQ
- a CDS encoding DUF7408 domain-containing protein codes for the protein MKHLSVRFVLALAFIFSLALHYVGSASAQSNVSVEVDSAFDGSYSSLWGVAPVRVRVSNQGQSFVGRVELIVSQSAGNLVYTTEMDLPQGSSKEVVFYPSMIGTSVTLRARVLNGTQTLAEASAQASAIGSSQYLVGVIVPSADSYLRLENRQLGDINVVQIEPRDLPDRSLVLGSLDALVLDGSVATDLSPQQVEALRSWVNSGGTLLLVGELSALGDVMPVRLKGGSTSADVEDLASLSRTSTSPGRAQVLAADLVSGAQVIAGSASTPLVAERSFGEGRAIWLAWNPTEEPFNTWQGTPRILARLLASSPHKANDALFLSSWEINQFVQNIPGLGLPSTWALIGFLGVYVVLIGPVLYFLLKRTDRRELAWVLIPAISLVFSVVAYAGGSATRGRATTIKSLEVVQADAGSRYEQVMLNFGIFSPVRKNYDIALDSSLLPMWQVAGASSLGTSDNAISTRGYTVEFDQGSYVVSDAFVDVYSFKSWAAVGARVADRPMVEADLRFNGGTMSGEISNHSQYSIEEAFVFHNGRWFRVGTIDKQSVRRVSNVDSSTVIWENTSPDATNDFRRTAITESVVSPTTPAPPDSSVRPLVPGTDTVLIGWQKNVPAMVGLRNQGARIYTDRLVVIRIPSDQSSQSTPGTSSRGDDNLLSSYLGGRTNA